From the genome of Odocoileus virginianus isolate 20LAN1187 ecotype Illinois chromosome 4, Ovbor_1.2, whole genome shotgun sequence:
TTGAGGTCATTTGTGTTACTCCCAAATAAAGCAGATGCCATTTTCAAATGGGGTCTCCTTGGCCCAGTGTTCTTTTCTTAGCATGATTAAGGACAGATCATCTCTAATTGCAACACCGGCAGTTAGCAGAATTTGGGATTATGTTAACACTTTTAGTCCTTAATGATGAATGAGTCATATGTCAGGCTGTGACAAAAGGCTTCACTCTTTAAACAAGGGCTGCCTGGTTCTGGCACATTATTAATTGCAGAAGCTTAAATCCAGGATAACTGGATTTAGGAGGTTAGTCCATATTTTAATTCCTTGTAATAGATTTTGGCCCCTTCACTACCATTTCCCTGCTTTCGTATGTTATCTAATAGagttgaaaaaaaacaaaaacaaaatccttcTTTAGTAGTGAGAAGTTTCTACAAGAAGTCTCTCAACCTCAAGGTTTTCAAACTATAATATAATGCAGAGAAGAGCCAACACTTTCTGCAAATGGGGTTTATTGGAGGAAATTCAGTCAAGGAAGTATTCTAAGAACCTGAATCCTAAGGAACCAGAAAGGCAGGACTCACCGGAGGGCTGAGGGTAGCTGATGGCATGCCAGAGCAAGGACTTGACTTGGAAGAGCTTAGGAAACCATCCAGATCTGGTCTGAAACTGCAGAGGAACTGGGATGAAAAcaaggtggttgccagagatgtAAAGTGGGATTTGGGCAGGGATGAGAGCCTGGCTGGTTTCAGGGGGCAAGAGAAGCTCTGGCCTGGAACTTGCAGGTAGGTGTGTGCCTAGGTGTTCCAGAGGATAATGACTGTGACAACGGAGGTGGCCATGAAGAGCAGGTAGAGACGGAAAAGCAGGGTGTCCATCATGTGGCTTAACCGCACCCACAGGTGGACCAAGTGCTGCTTCTTAGCCTTGTCTTCCTGCTGGTTCCTTGCTGACCCAGGGCACCCATTTAGCTCTGTCTCTCTGGGACCTGGCACCTTCcccaccaactccatggactcctTCACACCTATGGAGAGACAGACTCAGCTGTGGGCCACCAAGGTCAGCTGGGGAGTtatgtggggagggaaggaggtgggagcagggaagCAGAGGTGATAGAAGAGGAAGCCTGGGCAGTGCTGACTTCCCTCACCAGGCAGGTGGGCAAGGTCCACGTTTCCCTTCCAAGGCACAGTGAGGCAGCATGTCCTTGGGCTGGTGCAGTGTAGAAGCAGGGAGTGGAGCCAACGAGGCatgggtgggggctgggtggtGGCCAGGTGCAGCAGGTAGGAGATGAAGATGGTCTCTAGCAGGCTGAGCACCATCAGGGACAGACACAGGGCAAAGTAGACACCTGGAGGGAAGTTGGGCCTGCCTGAGGGCCAGAGGCACCAGCCAggacttcttattttctttccccaGAAAAGAGGCCCTTTGCCAGGATCTCTTTTCACTCTGACCTGTTTCATTGGTCTGTTCCCCCATCCCATGCCCCACCCTACTTTTCTTCTCCTAAAGGTGGGAGGGGCCATACTGATGAGGGAGGTGCTACTGGAGGGGAGTAAGTCATTCATAATGAGCAGGAAGACGTTGTAGCCCAACACGAGTGTCATCTTGAATGAGGCACGGTTCTTGCTTTCTGCCGGCAGGTAGAAGCTGAGGGCGTCGATGGTGACCAGAAAGCTGCTGGGCACCAGGAGGTTTATGACGTAAAGGGTGGGCCTGCGCCTGatggccacctgatggggaggggagagggaggcaatTGAGGAGAAGGCTGGGAGGTTGCCAATCCAGGTAAGAGCAAGAATTTAGATTTGTCCCAGAGCAAACTTTCTAGTAAGGAAACATTACCTCAAGTTCCTTTCTCTGTCCTCCCTCTCCAGCAAAGTCATCTTAATCACCACAGTGTCTTTCCATGGTTTAATTCTACCATGCTGCTTACCATTGAAACATATTTCATTCCTTCTTGGCCCATGTGTCAATTTTCTCTACCTAATTTTTTAATTCCTACCAATGTGCTCTCAGCAGAATTGAGGGACCAAATTCTTAGGTATTGTGTGCATTGTATTTCTGCTTGCTTTCCTCATCAAGGTATAATCTCTAGTGCCTTTGCTGGTGGACGTTTAAAACCAGTGGGAGAGAAAGCAAGACAGAGCAGACATTTTGGTATCACCAGGATTTGGAATCATAATATCCCTAAGAGAGTGTTTCATAACTTTTCCaccacctctttttaaaaatagatataaaaattcttGTCCTCCCAAAAGTTCTGATAGCCCTGGCAGCTGGTGAGGGAGTGGGGGACATGGAGTGGAGGTTCATGCTCACTGTAAATCACTGCTGTGGGAGCTTTGTTCCTTCCTCAGGGAGGATCCATTCAATCAACATTTCCTGAGTGCCAGGTACTGTTTTAGGTACGGGAGATTTTTCAGTGAAAAGAGTGATAGCAACCTCTGCCTCCATGGAGCATGTTTTCTTGTGGAAGAGCTTACATTCTGGTGGAGGACATGAGCTATGCATTTAGAAGAAGATCCCACCCAGGGCCACTGAACTCACAAAGAAGACGATTTGGTCATAGTCATTGGTGCCCACAGTCATCTTCGTCATTTGATGGATACCCTGAAGTACCCACTCCCCCTTGTTCCAAACGATGTTCTGTGATGTTTCCAAAATATCCCGCACATCCTGCTCCATGCCCAGGACCATCTTTTCCACTGCAAAGGAGACCCAGGCAATTCAGCATCCCGTAAGCCTCCTAACCCCTTTGCCCAGACTgttggattccttaccacttagCTTCCACACCCCTTTCAGTGAGATTCACTCACTGTTCCAAGCTTTCTGTCCTCTTCTTCTCaaaccctttctttctctttcagcatGTGATTCTCACTCGCCTGTGTAGACGAAGGAGCTGAAGGTGAGGGTGCAGTTCTGTTCATCAAAGGGGAAATAGAAGATGTCCAGGTTGCAGATGCTGGTTACCCGCATTGGCTTACTGTATTTGATGTGACCATTACTGTTGACGTAAGCCATGAGACCTGGCGGGGTCTGATCTGTATCCATGCTGAGTGTGAAAAGGACAGAGAGGTAAAAGCTGTGGGCTCCCCATCAGACCTGGCCCTCATCCTCTCCCAGGTTGCCCATTTCTGTGCTCCAACCCCACTCACCTGACCTCCCCCTTCTACCTATCTCCCTGTTCTGGGGGTTTCAGATGCTACTCCTTTCTGGTTGAATCTGTGCTTGGCCCCCATTGGTTACATCAtgctcttccctgggtctccttCTTGCTTTTTTCAGCCCTGACACTCACAGCTCCTCAATGAAGATATCTGGAAGCCACAGGTTCTCAGTTGCTATGCCCAGCTTCCTGATGCCCCCACATTCCTCTGGGTTCCAGGTGATGAATGGATTGTACCAGATCTGGAGAACACCATGGTATGGGACAAACAGGGGATGGGAACTGGTTTTagttttcctctgtctcttgcaCTTTACATTCCTTTCTTTACTCATTTCTTTGCTGTCCCACTGCCCCTCTGATGACAACTGTCACACTGTCACTGACAAACTTGTACTGCTTTCATTTCTCCCTTAGTGCTCTCTGGGGAGACCTTGAGCTTGGCTTTTGATTCCCTGGTATGGAGCCACTAAAATATTGGCTTCTGTGATCTTGGTTTATGCCACTTGCTTCCTGAGCCCTGTCTCTGCCCTCCTTAAACTGGCAGAATAAATCAGAAagttttgtattttcattattgGTCCGGCTCTGTTTGAACTTGTTTACTTTGTGGATATTCTCAGCTTTATCCATTTTAATCCTCAAAGTTGGACCTCGCAGTAGAAAAAGGGAGGTACCATAGcaaaggggaaactgagtctATCATACCATATTTAGCCACAGGAATGATGTCATCAATTGAAGCTGTGCATCCTGGAAAAACAGTTTTCATCCGAGATCATTAACTTTATGAAGTGAAATCCAATGACACCACCTACGTCTTAATCATTTCCAAGGTTGTTCTGTGTGGCAATTATGATTTTTAATCATAAACCACTAAAAAATGTAGGTCATATAATCCAGGGTACATGAGAAATGCAAGTGAAACCACCAGTATGAGAATAGTCCATTGAGATTATGTTTCTTATGGTGTATCCCCCCAAAGGGAGAGATTTTATCTGCATTATATCATTGTAGCATTCCCTGTCATGCCTCCCTATCCCAGTGAGTGCACCCACTTACAAAGTCCAGTCAGTGCACCCACTGCTCGTCACTAGACCATTACAGAGTTGGGTCAGGACTTACTACTTCCAGGATGGCAGACAGAGTGAAGGAGATGTTAACACGAATGGGGATGCTGACATTGGTGGCTGGACGGAAGGCCTTTCTGGCAAACGCTGCTTGGAAGGCAGCAGGATCCACCCCATGCTGGTCAAAGCCTGAGCAATTGATGGTGAATGTATCTCCTCTCCCTGGAGAGAGCGAGACTGTGAGAAGAGTGCCAGGGCTGGGGTTTGGGGAATGTTACTGCACAAAGAGACAACAGGGGTTATGGAAGAAGCAGGTAGACTCCTACTGCTTGGACCAGGCAGTGTGGGCTAGGCTGGACTGGTAGGCAAATGGTGGAAGTTGATAAGTGAGCTGAGTCAGAGCCCCATTCTCagttccattctctctctctctccatgcaAAACTTGTCTACATGTGTATGCAAACTCAGCCCTGAGCACCAGTTTTTACTGTCCTGCTGTGTTCTTAACAACCTCACCACAAACCTCTGCCCTTGAGCCATTTGGGTGAATGTCACTGACAAATTTTGCAATCACAGTTCTCCTCCTCACTATATGAACAGGGCATAGATGGTCATGAATTAATAGTGAGGAAAATAATCAGGTGGGTAATGAGAAATCCATCCGTGGGACCTTAAGGAAGGAACTCAGTTTTCAATTTAATGGTTATATGTCTTTGTGTTGTGCTATGATTGTTCTCTTCTAAAACTCAGGACTCATCACCACTGAGACTATCTTATAAACAGTTCCTTGATATACCTCTTATACCGAACCCTTTTCTAATCATACTTTGTGGGGCAGGAACAGAGAATGTATGTGGTAGCATCTCCTGGTGGAGTCTGTTTTTGTCTATCTCTAATTTTGTGCTATACCTCATTGCTTAATCTCAATAATGAACAAGAAATTACTCTAGACTGGGAAATTATACTGAAAAGTTGTACTGAAAAGTCACAACAGAACTTTTTATCTACCTCAATTCCCTTggcatctttccttttcatttgcttAAGAGAAATAAGGCtatcccagtggctcagcagtaaagaatttacctgccaatgcaggagatctgggcactcaggtccaatccctgggtcggaaagatcccctggagaaatgaatggcaacccactccagtattcctgcctagagaatcccacagatggagaagcctggtgggctacagtccatggggtcacaaaagagctggacacaactgagggactaaacaacaacaacaaagagaaataaaggagaattttcttctttcaacaaCAGTTGATACCCAGAAACCGTGGGGGTAGATTATATGCCTGGAAAGAGAATgacatggagaaaggaaagaggaggggaGTGGAGAAATAACCTAAGGGAAGAGTCAGATAACTGTTAGGACCCTAGAAAGTGCTATACCAAACTGTCAGTGTCatgaatttccattttttccaaaatgaacACCCATTTGTtatctagaaataaaaagaattagcCTGGTTTCTCTGTTCCCCAGACTTTATATGGATGCTGTGCTCTTGTTCTTGTCCCATCTTACCTTGAAGCAGCAGGTAGAGGATTAGGCAGAGGAGGAATCCTTCCCCATGGAGCCAACCTTGTTCCATATTCCTCTCCTTGGATCTTCTCTGGGGACTTAGTGATGATGTTGATCTTAAAAGACCGTAGGCCACACCTCACGCCCTAGCTTTGAATAATTCAGGTGTCAGGTGTCAATAGCCATCTCTCTAACaaacaccccctcccccagtggcAACAGAATCTCGTAGAGGACTACCCTACCCAGTACCCTAACTAGACCTGAACCTGGTCTCCAAAAGTCATCTGACAAACCAGTttggagaggaggaagaaaaaatatttggtcAGTGGGGCAGTGCTAATGGCCTCCTCATACTTTAGAATCACTCTGGCATATAGGGCACCATAGGAAAGGCACAGAATGCCTGCTGTTTCCTTCAAGTAGCACACACACTTGTTTTAACCCTGCTGTCATCGTTCCAAAAAAATTGGCGGGGGGCATCTTCTTTTATATAATCAACTTCAGACTCAGAGGTTTTATATATGACTTCTGTACTGGCAAGTCTTAACTTTTGACTTTTTGAGTGTGTCAAAAGCAGTTTGTACTGGAGGAGGAGTGGGTGGAGGGGAGATGGCAGGGTTTTTAGCAGAAGTTGATTTGTAAGGTCATGACCAATCTGCCTGCAAATTCATGTTGCTTTTGGCCCCGCTGGTGTTTTTAGGAAATTTGTTAgttgtcaacattttaaaaattgggagatTTCATGTAAAAACTGTGATTCTggcttcatttgaaaaataagatcaAGCAATACTGGGCTCACATTTTTACTTTATACAATGCTTTCTGCCAGAGTTGCGAAGTGGTTAACCCTTTGGATGAAGAATATTCTCTCGAGATCATCACTGTGTCTGTCACCAACTAGTGTCTTATTCCTGACCAGTTCCCCTCACTTATGTTACCTGCTTGGCCTCAATAGGTGTTCAAGTTTGCCTTTGAGTGTTAGGATTAATTTTCTGGTTTGATTCTTAAAGAGCCTTAGGAAGTAATTTCAAAATACCATGCCATGCCAAGGTGATCACGGTCTTGTCAGATCGCTAagtgacttcagtcgtgtccgactctgtgcgaccccatccctgggattctccaggcaagaacattggagtgggttgccatttccttctccaatgcatgaaagtgaaaagtgaaagtgaagtcgctcagtcatgtctgactctttgagatcccatggactgcagcctaccaggctcctccgtccatgggattttccaggcaagagcactggagtggggtgctattgccttctccgcttgTCAGATTAAGAATGTGCAAATATTTGGTTCCTGGTGGAAGCCAGACATATGGGTACATGGACCAAAGTCATCAGTGGTTTCACCTGTTTTATTCTAGAGTGATTTCTGCTAGGGAAGGCTCTAGGGAGTGTCTTCAGTGGCTAGGAGAACCAAGGGAGACATTGCTCGGGAAGAAACTTTTCAGGCTAGTTAGTATGAGATAGTAAGAAAGGTCTAAGACCAAATCCTATTAGAATCATGTCACCCTCCTGTCTACAGTTGAGAGGATAAAACCTGTCATGCAGGAGTTTTATGTGGCTGGAGATAATATGTGTACACTCACTGCCTGTCCCATCCTAACCAGCTAATGAATTGGAGCAGCAATAAACAGTGAAAGTGGCAATAAGAGCAGTTGTTATTATTATCCTCAATGTCTTAAGATTATTCAGGTTGCTTCAGCCTGCATGGAATTTTCTGGACTTAAAATGTCTGAGTTGACTGAATCAGCTCCAGTTCCCATGAGCAGAAGAGTGTTTCCTCTCAGCTTCACTCAGCTGCATGCTGACAAGGACAATCCCTCCATTCTCCTCAGCGTCACGCTTCATCTTTTGAGACTTCTTTCCCCTTTAGGaagtttatttacttgttttttcttttttaaaaagatgactttGGACCATCATTTCTCAAAGCATTTTCTGCAGAACTCCAGTTCTATGGGGTGTTCAGTGCttttctgaaaaattatttatcattGTTCAAGTTCAAATAACTCTGAATTAAACAAGGAGAATCAGGTCTTATTACTATAGGATTTCTCAGAGTATTTAACTAAAATGTTAATGTGACTTGAAAATATCATGTATATGATTTCCCACATGTAGTTAActtttggaaatttctttttctcagactATCTTCAGGACTAGTACTCCATGAATATTTTTGGGAAACACTGCTTTAGGTAAATAGAGTAAatctagaagaaagaaaacttgaaaaaaatttgtCTTAGACTTCCTGAAAATAGAATGTAGAATGCTGCAGCATAggtaaaaatcaagaaatttaaaaaataaatgaggtgttttgtgttttttttttggataagtATTT
Proteins encoded in this window:
- the LOC110128925 gene encoding 5-hydroxytryptamine receptor 3C-like — protein: MEQGWLHGEGFLLCLILYLLLQGRGDTFTINCSGFDQHGVDPAAFQAAFARKAFRPATNVSIPIRVNISFTLSAILEVDAQLQLMTSFLWLNMIWYNPFITWNPEECGGIRKLGIATENLWLPDIFIEELMDTDQTPPGLMAYVNSNGHIKYSKPMRVTSICNLDIFYFPFDEQNCTLTFSSFVYTVEKMVLGMEQDVRDILETSQNIVWNKGEWVLQGIHQMTKMTVGTNDYDQIVFFVAIRRRPTLYVINLLVPSSFLVTIDALSFYLPAESKNRASFKMTLVLGYNVFLLIMNDLLPSSSTSLISVYFALCLSLMVLSLLETIFISYLLHLATTQPPPMPRWLHSLLLHCTSPRTCCLTVPWKGNVDLAHLPGVKESMELVGKVPGPRETELNGCPGSARNQQEDKAKKQHLVHLWVRLSHMMDTLLFRLYLLFMATSVVTVIILWNT